One window from the genome of Methanoculleus sp. SDB encodes:
- a CDS encoding di-trans,poly-cis-decaprenylcistransferase, with translation MIHRFYEWHLTRKLMTLPEKICFMIAEQDMEDVPEKICEVTSWCRDLSINSVIFHISTSRPTISENYLDEIRILATIAHLTLLYGDMKEVLGTGIDVTVAVGLSGREEITRCIRSMGHAHVDPDTVTEEMIESYLTFPYEPDLVIKTGGDHLTDFLIWQSVYSELFFSDVNWNYFRKVDFLRALRDYQFRKRRFGK, from the coding sequence ATGATACACCGTTTTTATGAATGGCATCTGACCCGGAAACTCATGACATTGCCTGAAAAAATCTGTTTTATGATAGCAGAACAGGATATGGAGGACGTACCGGAAAAGATATGTGAGGTCACGTCATGGTGCCGCGATCTCTCCATCAACTCGGTTATCTTCCATATCAGTACTTCCCGTCCCACAATTTCTGAAAACTATCTGGATGAAATTCGAATTCTGGCGACCATCGCCCATCTTACGCTCCTGTACGGAGATATGAAGGAAGTGCTGGGAACAGGCATCGATGTGACGGTTGCGGTCGGCCTCTCCGGGCGTGAGGAGATAACTCGATGCATCCGGAGCATGGGGCATGCACACGTGGATCCGGATACGGTGACCGAGGAGATGATCGAGTCGTATCTTACATTTCCGTACGAACCCGATCTTGTCATAAAAACAGGAGGCGACCATCTGACAGACTTCCTGATCTGGCAGTCCGTCTACTCGGAACTCTTCTTTTCGGATGTTAACTGGAACTATTTCAGAAAAGTGGATTTCCTGCGGGCACTGAGAGATTATCAGTTCCGCAAGCGCAGGTTCGGCAAGTGA